In one window of Nicotiana tabacum cultivar K326 chromosome 12, ASM71507v2, whole genome shotgun sequence DNA:
- the LOC107825516 gene encoding pentatricopeptide repeat-containing protein At3g16610-like — translation MTCANARRIVNISWNFRQEPYYNYLALLDACTESKSLSIGKSIHQHILKHNHCNDNNSNILDKLTRFYISCSRIDLARHMFDEIPNPDRNNKTILWNQMIRAYAWNGPFEKAIDLYYEMVESGVRPTNYTYPFVVKACSAMLDVENGVKIHEEVKKHGLDGDVYICTALVDFYAKCGLLVEARQVFDGMWQRDIVAWNAMISGCSVNGLYLEMMGLVFEMQENGLTPNSSTIVAILPATAEANKLREGKAVHGYSMRRGFVKDVVVDTGILDVYAKCGLLNYAQRIFRVMSFKNEITWSAMIGAYITCDSTQEGLELFEHMRVEDTGSPSPVMLAAVIRACAKLNDLRRGRKMHGYTVKSGSNLDLMVSNTLLSMYAKCGRIDDALTFFEEMCLKDSVSFSAIIAGCVQNGHAEEALQIFQMMQSSGVQPESATVMGILPACSHLAALQLGVCTHGYSIVRGFTEDVSICNALIDMYSKCGKVNIARIIFDKMNKRDVVSWNAMIAGYGVHGHGKEAISLFYDMQTVAQMPDEITFIGLLFACSHSGFVAEGKYWFFSMCQEFKISPRMDHYLCMVDLLGRAGLLDEAYGFIQNMPFKPDVRIWSALLAACRIHKHIVLAEEVSNKIQYLGPESPGNFVLLSNLYTTAGRWDDAAHIRIKQKDSGFKKSPGCSWIEINGVVHAFAGGDQSHPQSAKINEKLKELSTEMKKLGYSAESSFVYQDVEEEEKEQILLYHSEKLAVAFALLNLDPTKSILVTKNLRVCVDCHSTLKYITLITKREITVRDASRFHHFRDGICSCGDFW, via the coding sequence ATGACATGCGCAAATGCGCGGCGAATAGTAAACATCAGTTGGAATTTCAGACAAGAACCTTACTACAATTACCTTGCGCTTCTTGACGCCTGCACAGAATCCAAGTCATTATCAATAGGCAAATCAATCCatcaacacatcctaaaacacaATCACTGTAATGACAACAATTCAAATATACTAGACAAGTTAACTCGTTTTTATATCTCATGCAGTAGAATTGATCTTGCACGCCATATGTTCGACGAAATTCCTAATCCGGATAGAAATAATAAAAccatattatggaaccaaatgatTAGAGCATATGCTTGGAATGGACCCTTTGAGAAAGCTATTGACTTGTACTATGAAATGGTCGAGTCTGGTGTTAGACCCACAAATTATACATACCCTTTCGTGGTTAAGGCTTGTTCTGCTATGCTAGATGTAGAAAATGGTGTCAAGATTCATGAAGAAGTGAAAAAGCATGGGCTTGATGGTGATGTTTATATTTGTACAGCGTTGGTTGATTTTTATGCCAAGTGTGGGTTATTGGTTGAGGCACGACAAGTGTTCGATGGAATGTGGCAAAGAGATATTGTGGCATGGAATGCGATGATCTCAGGGTGCTCGGTGAATGGTTTGTATTTGGAGATGATGGGTTTGGTTTTCGAAATGCAAGAGAATGGGTTAACTCCAAATTCATCTACAATTGTGGCTATTCTTCCCGCTACTGCGGAAGCTAATAAGTTGCGTGAAGGGAAGGCTGTTCATGGGTATTCTATGAGAAGGGGCTTTGTCAAAGATGTAGTTGTTGACACTGGCATTTTGGATGTGTATGCAAAATGCGGTTTGTTGAACTATGCACAGAGGATTTTTAGAGTCATGTCTTTTAAGAATGAGATTACGTGGAGTGCAATGATAGGAGCATATATAACATGTGATTCTACGCAAGAAGGATTGGAACTGTTTGAGCACATGAGGGTGGAAGATACTGGGTCTCCTTCTCCTGTCATGCTTGCCGCTGTCATTCGAGCTTGTGCTAAGCTGAATGATCTGAGAAGAGGAAGAAAGATGCATGGTTATACTGTTAAGTCAGGGTCCAATTTGGATTTGATGGTGAGTAATACTCTTCTTTCTATGTATGCAAAGTGCGGGAGAATAGATGATGCGCTTACGTTCTTTGAGGAGATGTGTTTAAAAGATTCTGTTTCTTTCAGTGCTATAATTGCAGGGTGCGTCCAGAATGGCCATGCAGAAGAAGCTTTGCAGATTTTCCAAATGATGCAATCGTCTGGGGTTCAACCAGAATCTGCAACAGTGATGGGAATTTTACCAGCCTGTTCACATTTGGCTGCTCTACAACTTGGAGTTTGCACCCATGGTTACTCGATAGTACGTGGATTTACAGAGGATGTTTCTATTTGTAATGCCCTAATTGACATGTACTCCAAATGTGGTAAAGTCAACATTGCTAGGATTATCTTTGATAAGATGAATAAAAGGGATGTTGTCTCATGGAATGCAATGATTGCTGGATATGGAGTTCACGGTCATGGAAAGGAAGCAATTTCGTTGTTCTATGACATGCAGACTGTAGCTCAAATGCCAGATGAGATAACTTTCATCGGTCTCTTATTTGCTTGCAGCCATTCTGGTTTTGTTGCTGAAGGGAAATATTGGTTCTTCAGCATGTGTCAAGAATTCAAAATTAGCCCTAGGATGGATCATTACTTGTGCATGGTGGATCTTTTGGGCCGTGCTGGTCTCCTAGATGAGGCCTATGGTTTTATCCAGAATATGCCTTTTAAACCTGATGTGCGTATTTGGAGTGCTTTGCTTGCTGCTTGTAGAATCCATAAACATATTGTACTAGCAGAAGAAGTATCTAACAAGATCCAATATCTAGGACCTGAAAGTCCAGGCAATTTTGTTCTTTTATCCAACTTGTATACTACTGCTGGTAGATGGGATGACGCTGCTCATATTAGGATTAAGCAGAAGGATTCTGGCTTTAAGAAGAGCCCAGGATGTAGTTGGATTGAAATAAATGGGGTTGTCCATGCATTTGCTGGTGGGGATCAATCCCACCCTCAGTCCGCTaaaataaatgagaaattgaagGAGCTTTCAACGGAGATGAAAAAATTGGGGTACAGTGCAGAATCCAGTTTTGTCTACCAAGATGTTGAGGAAGAAGAGAAGGAACAGATTCTGCTTTATCACAGCGAGAAGCTTGCAGTTGCATTTGCATTGCTAAATCTGGATCCTACCAAGTCCATACTCGTTACAAAGAATTTGCGAGTTTGTGTTGACTGCCATAGTACGCTGAAATATATAACTTTAATTACGAAAAGGGAAATTACAGTGAGGGATGCAAGTCGATTTCATCATTTCAGAGATGGAATATGCAGCTGTGGGGATTTCTGGTGA